CCATCAGACTCTTTGTGTTGAGTGCGGTAAAACAAAATCTGCAGATCCTGCTCATTAGAGATTTTAGCTTCACTAAAGTCAGCTTTACCAAACATCATTTTAACTTCACCGATACTCTGTCCGATGCTAATCTCTGTCATCTTAGCTCTATTGTAAGCCTGTCTATCTTCCCAATCCATCTCATCTGGGGTTGGCTCATAAGACACCATAATGATTGCAACAAAAGCAATGTAGGCAACAAAAATAGATCCAACGATTACGGGGACTCTGGATTTCATCTGAACTCGGTTTCCTTGAGAAGCAATTCCAATAACTTGATACGATACTATGCAAATTAATTGGGGTAAATGCTAGTGAGGTAACTTTTTGCTTACAGTTGTAAGGTTTTGTTAACTTATTTTTGGCAGCCTAAACTGCTTTAAGTTTGCATTGAGTGGCATATCCAATTGAAGCTGCACCAGTTTATAGCTTAATCTGGCCATTTTTTTTCCATCTTCAAGTTTTTTGGCTTGTTTAGAGCCAACTTGTTCAATTGAACTATAAATATTGGCCAGTGAACGAAATATTTTTAGTAACTCAACGGCAGATTTGGGGCCTATTCCCGGTACACCAGGAATTTTATTACCACTGTCACCAGCAAGCGCCAGATAATCAATGAATTGTTTGTGTTCGACACCGAGCTTTTTTTCCATCGCTTCAATTGTCATGTATGTTTGATTGAAGTGATCCCATTGCTTGATATGGGGGTGGTTTAATTGGCAAAAGCCTTTATCTGTCGACACAATAATCGCTTCGCCGCCAATATTAACGAGCTTGGTTGCTAGGGTCGCAATAACATCATCAGCCTCAGACTCGGCATTAAGCGAGGCAATGTTATGCTCAGCAAGATAAGCTTTTATATCGGCCAGACCATTCGCTAATGCTTCAGGCATAGGCTTGCGGCCCTTTTTGTAATCTTGATATAGCGCTTTGCGCCATGATAGCGCACTGCCATCCCATACAATCGCTACATGAGAAGGCTGGT
The Shewanella sp. KX20019 DNA segment above includes these coding regions:
- a CDS encoding DUF3192 domain-containing protein — its product is MKSRVPVIVGSIFVAYIAFVAIIMVSYEPTPDEMDWEDRQAYNRAKMTEISIGQSIGEVKMMFGKADFSEAKISNEQDLQILFYRTQHKESDGETTKEECTPLLFKQGKLVAWGEDTYQQYLASQIDSL
- the xni gene encoding flap endonuclease Xni; amino-acid sequence: MNKFLILDGMNLVRRIHAAQPNESDINGLKERVNGACQKLVKYHQPSHVAIVWDGSALSWRKALYQDYKKGRKPMPEALANGLADIKAYLAEHNIASLNAESEADDVIATLATKLVNIGGEAIIVSTDKGFCQLNHPHIKQWDHFNQTYMTIEAMEKKLGVEHKQFIDYLALAGDSGNKIPGVPGIGPKSAVELLKIFRSLANIYSSIEQVGSKQAKKLEDGKKMARLSYKLVQLQLDMPLNANLKQFRLPKIS